CGCCGTCTCGATGAGCGTCAGGTCGCGCACCACCAGCCACTCGAGCTTGCGCAACCCCTTGCGCTCGAGCGTGCCCTGGAAGGAGCCCACCGTGGGGTTCTCGCCCATCACGAAGTAGCCCTTCACCTTGCCGTCCGCCATGTCCGTGACCGTGGTCATGTGCGAGTGGTCGCCGGTGAGGCGCGGCAGGTAGTTGAAGCGGTAGTCGTTCTCCGGCTGCGCGGCGTCGCCGAAGTACGCCTTGAGCAGCGAGACCATGTACTTGGGCAGCTCGCTCCACCACCCGGTCGCGCTCTGGTGCGCGTGGAGGTAGGCCTTGAGCGTGTCCGGCTGCCCCGCGCTGGGCATGGAGAGGTAGCCGGGCAGGATGTTGTAGAGCGTGGGGATGTCGCTCGAGCCCTGGATGGAGGCGTGGCCGCGCATCGCGAAGATGCCGCCGCCGGGCCGCCCGATGTTGCCGAGCAGCAGCTGCAGGATGGCCGCGGTGCGGATGTACTGCACGCCGATGGAGTGCTGAGTCCAGCCCACCGCGTAGACGAAGGCGCTGGTGCGCTCGCGGCCGGAGTTCTGGCACAGGGCCTCGGCCACCTCGAGGAACTGCGCCTCGGGGACGCCGCAGATCTCCTCCACGATGGCGGGCGTGTAGCGCGCGTAGTGCTTGCGCAGCAGCTGGTACACGCAGCGCGGGTGCTGCAGCGTCTCGTCGCGCAGGTGCTCGGTGGCCAGGGTGCGCTTCGTGTCGTCCGCGCCCGCGCCCTGCTCGGCGAAGAGCTGCTTCTGGCCGGCCGCCGGCACCGTGCCCTCGAGCCCCTCGTACTGCCAGCTGCGGATGTCGTACTTGCCCTCGCCGTGGAAGCCGCTGAAGAGCCCCTCCAGGTCCTCCGTGTCACGGAAGTCCTCGCGGATGACGCTGGCCGCGTTGGTGTAGCTCACCACGTAGTCGCGGAAGACCTTGTCGTTCTCCAGCACGTAGCGCACGAGCCCGCCGAGGAAGGCCACGTCCGTGCCTGCGCGGATGGGAACGAAGGAGTCCGCCATCGCGCTGGTGCGGGTGAAGCGCGGGTCCACGTGGATGACCTTCGCGCCCCGCGCCTTCGCCTCCATCACCCACTGGAACCCCACCGGATGGCACTCGGCCATGTTGGAGCCCTGGATGACGATGCAGTCCGCGTTCTGCAGGTCCTGCTGGAAGTCGGTGGCGCCGCCTCTACCGAAGGAGATGCCCAGACCGGGCACCGTGGAGCTGTGTCATATGCGCGCCTGGTTCTCGACCTGGACGACGCCCAGCGCGGTGAACAGCTTCTTGATGAGGTAGTTCTCCTCGTTGTCCAGCGTCGCGCCGCCCAGGTGCGCGAGGCCCAGCGTGCGGCGCACGGACTCGCCCGAGGGGGAGTTCTCCTCCCACGTCTCGTCGCGCACGCGCTTCACGCGCTCGGCCACCATGTCCATGGCGCGCTCCAGCGGGAGCGTCTCCCACTCGAGCCCGCCGGGCCGCCGGTAGAGCACCTGCTGCAGGCGGTGCGTGCCGGTGACGAGCTGGAAGCTCGCTGCGCCCTTGGGGCAGAGCCGGCCGCGCGAGATGGGGCTGTCCGGGTCACCCTCGATGTCGAGGATCTTCTCGTCCTTCACGTACACGCGCTGCCCGCAGCCCACCGCGCAGTAGGGGCAGATGGACTTCGCAACCCGGTCGGCGCGCCGCGTGCGCGGGTGCAGCGCGTGGGTGCGGGCGCTCTTCGCGCTCTCGCCGAGCCCTGCGGGGTCGCGGTCGCGCAGCTGCCGCACCACGGGCCAGCGCGACAACAGATCCTTGAGCTTCATGCGGGGCTCCTCCCGAGACGGCCTCCCGGGAGGATTGGGACTGCGGGACCGGGGGGCAGGAGGGGGGAGCACGGTTGCCTGGTGGGAGACCAGGCTCCCTCACCCCGACCCTCTCCCAGGGGGAGAGGGAGGACGCGGGACAAAAAAAGAGCGCCCCCGTCCTCGAGAGGAGCGGGGGCGCCCAGGTGAAGCTTCAGCAGACGCTCGGGGCTACGACTCGAGCCCCACCGCTGCGGCGTGGATGACCGACGCGATTCGCACCGCGTCGTGCACCTGGTCCTCGGTCAGGCCGCCGTCGATGACGACCTTCTCGTGGCTCTGCACGCACATCTCGCAGCCGTTGATGGCGCTGACCGCGAGGCAGACCAGCTCGAAGTCCACCTTGTTGGTCTGCACCTGCGCCATGCGGTTCATCCGCAGGCCGGGCCGCTTGGTGGAGTAGCTCTCCTTCCCCACCATGTGGCGGAACCGGTAGTAGATGTTGTTCATCCCCATGAGGGACGCGGCAGCGCGCGCGTCCTCGAGGACCGGCTCGGCATTGGGCAGCGCCTTCTTCGCCTCCTCGAGGATCGCCTCCTTCAGGCGCTCGTTGCGGGCGGCGTAGGCGCACGCGACCGCCACGCCCCAGCGCTGCTCGGGCGTGAGGCTGTTGCTCTCGATGACGCTGGAGAGGTTGAGCCGCGTGTCCTTGTGGGCGTCCGCGAGCGAGCCGCGGATCTCTTCGAGCGAGGCCATGGTTCCTTACCCCGCCTTCGCGAGCTTCTGGGTGAGGGTCTCCTGACCCTTCTCCCAGTTGCAGGGGCAGAGCTCGTCGGTCTGGAGCGCGTCCAGGGTGCGCACGGTCTCGGAGATGTTGCGGCCCGCGCTCAGGTCGTTCACGGTCACGTGGCGGATGATGTTGTCCGGGTCCACGATGAAGGTGGCGCGCAGCGCGACGCCCTCCTCCTTGTGCAGCACGCCCATGGCGCTGGAGATCTCGCGCTTGATGTCCGCGAGCATCGGGAAGGGGAGGTTCTTCAGGTCCGCGTGGTGGGTGCGCCACGCGTGGTGCACGAACTCAGAGTCGGTGGACACGCCGAGGACCTGCGCGTCGCGGTCCTGGAAGTCCTTGTTCTTGCGGCCGAACTCCGCGATCTCGGTCGGGCAGATGAAGGTGAAGTCCTTCGGCCAGAAGAAGATGACCTTCCACTTGCCCTTGTAGTCCTTGTCCGTGATGTCCTGGAACTCCTTGCCCTTCTCCATGGACACGACGGCCTTGACCTTGAACTCGGGGATCTTGTCGCCAACGGTAAGCATCTGGATGTGCTCCTTGGGGGGTTGAGGCCGGCCCCTTTCCACGTGTCT
This genomic interval from Aggregicoccus sp. 17bor-14 contains the following:
- the fdh gene encoding formate dehydrogenase, encoding MKLKDLLSRWPVVRQLRDRDPAGLGESAKSARTHALHPRTRRADRVAKSICPYCAVGCGQRVYVKDEKILDIEGDPDSPISRGRLCPKGAASFQLVTGTHRLQQVLYRRPGGLEWETLPLERAMDMVAERVKRVRDETWEENSPSGESVRRTLGLAHLGGATLDNEENYLIKKLFTALGVVQVENQARIUHSSTVPGLGISFGRGGATDFQQDLQNADCIVIQGSNMAECHPVGFQWVMEAKARGAKVIHVDPRFTRTSAMADSFVPIRAGTDVAFLGGLVRYVLENDKVFRDYVVSYTNAASVIREDFRDTEDLEGLFSGFHGEGKYDIRSWQYEGLEGTVPAAGQKQLFAEQGAGADDTKRTLATEHLRDETLQHPRCVYQLLRKHYARYTPAIVEEICGVPEAQFLEVAEALCQNSGRERTSAFVYAVGWTQHSIGVQYIRTAAILQLLLGNIGRPGGGIFAMRGHASIQGSSDIPTLYNILPGYLSMPSAGQPDTLKAYLHAHQSATGWWSELPKYMVSLLKAYFGDAAQPENDYRFNYLPRLTGDHSHMTTVTDMADGKVKGYFVMGENPTVGSFQGTLERKGLRKLEWLVVRDLTLIETAEFWRRSPEHERGEVRAEDIQTEVFVFPAAAHTEKEGTFTNTQRLLQWREKAVEAPGDARSELHFMFHLGRRLKRLYAGSTDPKDRPLLDLKWDYPMHGPRGEPDAEAVLKEINGYTVHDGKPVPGFAQLKDDGSTACGCWIYSGCYADGVNQPARRKPGQEQSWVAPEWGWAWPANRRLLYNRASADPEGRPWSARKAYVWWDAEKAQWTGHDVPDFIKDRPPSYRPPKGATGTASLSGIDPFLMQADGKGWLFAPSGILDGPLPTHYEPQESVVPNALYPRQQCNPARREWRRRDNPYHLAWGDPRYPYLLTTYRLTEHHTAGGMSRWLSWLSELQPEMFCEVSPELAKERGLVNGGWATIATARAEIEARVLVTERMRPLRIRGQWVHQIGLPYHWGAVGRVQGDSTNDLTVYVADPNVTIQESKAFTGNITAGRRSRASKAFSWERAPELPAHTRIPDRGAAHAAAQPQQEPRE
- a CDS encoding carboxymuconolactone decarboxylase family protein, which produces MASLEEIRGSLADAHKDTRLNLSSVIESNSLTPEQRWGVAVACAYAARNERLKEAILEEAKKALPNAEPVLEDARAAASLMGMNNIYYRFRHMVGKESYSTKRPGLRMNRMAQVQTNKVDFELVCLAVSAINGCEMCVQSHEKVVIDGGLTEDQVHDAVRIASVIHAAAVGLES
- a CDS encoding peroxiredoxin, with the protein product MLTVGDKIPEFKVKAVVSMEKGKEFQDITDKDYKGKWKVIFFWPKDFTFICPTEIAEFGRKNKDFQDRDAQVLGVSTDSEFVHHAWRTHHADLKNLPFPMLADIKREISSAMGVLHKEEGVALRATFIVDPDNIIRHVTVNDLSAGRNISETVRTLDALQTDELCPCNWEKGQETLTQKLAKAG